The proteins below come from a single Malus sylvestris chromosome 3, drMalSylv7.2, whole genome shotgun sequence genomic window:
- the LOC126614367 gene encoding uncharacterized protein LOC126614367 isoform X15 has protein sequence MKHQVPLKHNPFETIWSRRKFDILGKRRKGEERRVGLSRSREKFLEVTGKRKNTLLKEYEQSNKASVFVDKRIGEHNDELNEFDKAIRRAQREHQTNKKSKYNLPDGEEDDFEFQSLGALSERDDFEDDVLPADDDDGTETTQTKTKLQEMGEMIVEILLIVVKVGNLS, from the exons ATGAAGCACCAGGTCCCCCTAAAACACAACCCGTTCGAGACCATTTGGTCCCGGAGGAAATTCGACATTCTCGGCAAAAGGCGCAAAGGCGAAGAGCGCCGAGTTGGCCTCTCCCGCTCTCGCGAGAAATTTTTGGAGGTGACGGGAAAG AGGAAGAACACGTTGCTGAAGGAGTACGAGCAGAGCAATAAAGCTTCGGTCTTTGTCGATAAACGAATTGGGGAGCACAATGACGAGCTCAATGAGTTCGATAAGGCCATTCGGCGTGCGCAGCGCGAGCATCAA ACGAACAAGAAAAGCAAATATAACTTACcagatggagaagaagatgaCTTTGAATTTCAAAGTCTTGGTGCATTATCTGAAAGGGATGATTTTGAGGATGATGTGCTGCCTGCTGATGACGACGATGGCACAGAAACCACTCAAACTAAGA CTAAGTTACAGGAGATGGGAGAGATGATAGTGGAAATCCTTTTGATTGTG gtGAAAGTTGGGAACTTGAGTTGA
- the LOC126614367 gene encoding uncharacterized protein LOC126614367 isoform X22: MKHQVPLKHNPFETIWSRRKFDILGKRRKGEERRVGLSRSREKFLEVTGKRKNTLLKEYEQSNKASVFVDKRIGEHNDELNEFDKAIRRAQREHQTNKKSKYNLPDGEEDDFEFQSLGALSERDDFEDDVLPADDDDGTETTQTKN; the protein is encoded by the exons ATGAAGCACCAGGTCCCCCTAAAACACAACCCGTTCGAGACCATTTGGTCCCGGAGGAAATTCGACATTCTCGGCAAAAGGCGCAAAGGCGAAGAGCGCCGAGTTGGCCTCTCCCGCTCTCGCGAGAAATTTTTGGAGGTGACGGGAAAG AGGAAGAACACGTTGCTGAAGGAGTACGAGCAGAGCAATAAAGCTTCGGTCTTTGTCGATAAACGAATTGGGGAGCACAATGACGAGCTCAATGAGTTCGATAAGGCCATTCGGCGTGCGCAGCGCGAGCATCAA ACGAACAAGAAAAGCAAATATAACTTACcagatggagaagaagatgaCTTTGAATTTCAAAGTCTTGGTGCATTATCTGAAAGGGATGATTTTGAGGATGATGTGCTGCCTGCTGATGACGACGATGGCACAGAAACCACTCAAACTAAGA ATTGA
- the LOC126614367 gene encoding uncharacterized protein LOC126614367 isoform X10, whose translation MKHQVPLKHNPFETIWSRRKFDILGKRRKGEERRVGLSRSREKFLEVTGKRKNTLLKEYEQSNKASVFVDKRIGEHNDELNEFDKAIRRAQREHQTNKKSKYNLPDGEEDDFEFQSLGALSERDDFEDDVLPADDDDGTETTQTKITGDGRDDSGNPFDCGRGSLGFLTRVRVGRQSS comes from the exons ATGAAGCACCAGGTCCCCCTAAAACACAACCCGTTCGAGACCATTTGGTCCCGGAGGAAATTCGACATTCTCGGCAAAAGGCGCAAAGGCGAAGAGCGCCGAGTTGGCCTCTCCCGCTCTCGCGAGAAATTTTTGGAGGTGACGGGAAAG AGGAAGAACACGTTGCTGAAGGAGTACGAGCAGAGCAATAAAGCTTCGGTCTTTGTCGATAAACGAATTGGGGAGCACAATGACGAGCTCAATGAGTTCGATAAGGCCATTCGGCGTGCGCAGCGCGAGCATCAA ACGAACAAGAAAAGCAAATATAACTTACcagatggagaagaagatgaCTTTGAATTTCAAAGTCTTGGTGCATTATCTGAAAGGGATGATTTTGAGGATGATGTGCTGCCTGCTGATGACGACGATGGCACAGAAACCACTCAAACTAAGA TTACAGGAGATGGGAGAGATGATAGTGGAAATCCTTTTGATTGTG GGAGAGGATCGCTGGGATTTTTGACTCGGGTGCGGGTGGGCCGCCAAAGTAGTTAA
- the LOC126614367 gene encoding uncharacterized protein LOC126614367 isoform X11, with the protein MKHQVPLKHNPFETIWSRRKFDILGKRRKGEERRVGLSRSREKFLEVTGKRKNTLLKEYEQSNKASVFVDKRIGEHNDELNEFDKAIRRAQREHQTNKKSKYNLPDGEEDDFEFQSLGALSERDDFEDDVLPADDDDGTETTQTKSMCRETSICVVCLSDMASKLSLPITCYRRWER; encoded by the exons ATGAAGCACCAGGTCCCCCTAAAACACAACCCGTTCGAGACCATTTGGTCCCGGAGGAAATTCGACATTCTCGGCAAAAGGCGCAAAGGCGAAGAGCGCCGAGTTGGCCTCTCCCGCTCTCGCGAGAAATTTTTGGAGGTGACGGGAAAG AGGAAGAACACGTTGCTGAAGGAGTACGAGCAGAGCAATAAAGCTTCGGTCTTTGTCGATAAACGAATTGGGGAGCACAATGACGAGCTCAATGAGTTCGATAAGGCCATTCGGCGTGCGCAGCGCGAGCATCAA ACGAACAAGAAAAGCAAATATAACTTACcagatggagaagaagatgaCTTTGAATTTCAAAGTCTTGGTGCATTATCTGAAAGGGATGATTTTGAGGATGATGTGCTGCCTGCTGATGACGACGATGGCACAGAAACCACTCAAACTAAGAGTATGTGTAGAGAGACTTCTATCTGTGTTGTTTGTTTATCAGACATGGCGTCAAAGTTATCTTTGCCAATCACTTG TTACAGGAGATGGGAGAGATGA
- the LOC126614367 gene encoding uncharacterized protein LOC126614367 isoform X6 translates to MKHQVPLKHNPFETIWSRRKFDILGKRRKGEERRVGLSRSREKFLEVTGKRKNTLLKEYEQSNKASVFVDKRIGEHNDELNEFDKAIRRAQREHQTNKKSKYNLPDGEEDDFEFQSLGALSERDDFEDDVLPADDDDGTETTQTKTKLQEMGEMIVEILLIVIDALVSLYWKARDLSYTFCLHSK, encoded by the exons ATGAAGCACCAGGTCCCCCTAAAACACAACCCGTTCGAGACCATTTGGTCCCGGAGGAAATTCGACATTCTCGGCAAAAGGCGCAAAGGCGAAGAGCGCCGAGTTGGCCTCTCCCGCTCTCGCGAGAAATTTTTGGAGGTGACGGGAAAG AGGAAGAACACGTTGCTGAAGGAGTACGAGCAGAGCAATAAAGCTTCGGTCTTTGTCGATAAACGAATTGGGGAGCACAATGACGAGCTCAATGAGTTCGATAAGGCCATTCGGCGTGCGCAGCGCGAGCATCAA ACGAACAAGAAAAGCAAATATAACTTACcagatggagaagaagatgaCTTTGAATTTCAAAGTCTTGGTGCATTATCTGAAAGGGATGATTTTGAGGATGATGTGCTGCCTGCTGATGACGACGATGGCACAGAAACCACTCAAACTAAGA CTAAGTTACAGGAGATGGGAGAAATGATAGTGGAAATCCTTTTGATTGTA ATTGATGCTTTAgtttctttgtattggaag GCTCGGGACTTATCATATACTTTTTGTTTGCATTCGAAATGA
- the LOC126614367 gene encoding uncharacterized protein LOC126614367 isoform X20, with protein sequence MKHQVPLKHNPFETIWSRRKFDILGKRRKGEERRVGLSRSREKFLEVTGKRKNTLLKEYEQSNKASVFVDKRIGEHNDELNEFDKAIRRAQREHQTNKKSKYNLPDGEEDDFEFQSLGALSERDDFEDDVLPADDDDGTETTQTKITGDGRNDSGNPFDCN encoded by the exons ATGAAGCACCAGGTCCCCCTAAAACACAACCCGTTCGAGACCATTTGGTCCCGGAGGAAATTCGACATTCTCGGCAAAAGGCGCAAAGGCGAAGAGCGCCGAGTTGGCCTCTCCCGCTCTCGCGAGAAATTTTTGGAGGTGACGGGAAAG AGGAAGAACACGTTGCTGAAGGAGTACGAGCAGAGCAATAAAGCTTCGGTCTTTGTCGATAAACGAATTGGGGAGCACAATGACGAGCTCAATGAGTTCGATAAGGCCATTCGGCGTGCGCAGCGCGAGCATCAA ACGAACAAGAAAAGCAAATATAACTTACcagatggagaagaagatgaCTTTGAATTTCAAAGTCTTGGTGCATTATCTGAAAGGGATGATTTTGAGGATGATGTGCTGCCTGCTGATGACGACGATGGCACAGAAACCACTCAAACTAAGA TTACAGGAGATGGGAGAAATGATAGTGGAAATCCTTTTGATTGTA ATTGA
- the LOC126614367 gene encoding uncharacterized protein LOC126614367 isoform X8 has protein sequence MKHQVPLKHNPFETIWSRRKFDILGKRRKGEERRVGLSRSREKFLEVTGKRKNTLLKEYEQSNKASVFVDKRIGEHNDELNEFDKAIRRAQREHQTNKKSKYNLPDGEEDDFEFQSLGALSERDDFEDDVLPADDDDGTETTQTKTKLQEMGEMIVEILLIVIDALVSLYWKVKVGNLS, from the exons ATGAAGCACCAGGTCCCCCTAAAACACAACCCGTTCGAGACCATTTGGTCCCGGAGGAAATTCGACATTCTCGGCAAAAGGCGCAAAGGCGAAGAGCGCCGAGTTGGCCTCTCCCGCTCTCGCGAGAAATTTTTGGAGGTGACGGGAAAG AGGAAGAACACGTTGCTGAAGGAGTACGAGCAGAGCAATAAAGCTTCGGTCTTTGTCGATAAACGAATTGGGGAGCACAATGACGAGCTCAATGAGTTCGATAAGGCCATTCGGCGTGCGCAGCGCGAGCATCAA ACGAACAAGAAAAGCAAATATAACTTACcagatggagaagaagatgaCTTTGAATTTCAAAGTCTTGGTGCATTATCTGAAAGGGATGATTTTGAGGATGATGTGCTGCCTGCTGATGACGACGATGGCACAGAAACCACTCAAACTAAGA CTAAGTTACAGGAGATGGGAGAGATGATAGTGGAAATCCTTTTGATTGTG ATTGATGCTTTAgtttctttgtattggaaggtGAAAGTTGGGAACTTGAGTTGA
- the LOC126614367 gene encoding uncharacterized protein LOC126614367 isoform X19, translating into MKHQVPLKHNPFETIWSRRKFDILGKRRKGEERRVGLSRSREKFLEVTGKRKNTLLKEYEQSNKASVFVDKRIGEHNDELNEFDKAIRRAQREHQTNKKSKYNLPDGEEDDFEFQSLGALSERDDFEDDVLPADDDDGTETTQTKITGDGRDDSGNPFDCD; encoded by the exons ATGAAGCACCAGGTCCCCCTAAAACACAACCCGTTCGAGACCATTTGGTCCCGGAGGAAATTCGACATTCTCGGCAAAAGGCGCAAAGGCGAAGAGCGCCGAGTTGGCCTCTCCCGCTCTCGCGAGAAATTTTTGGAGGTGACGGGAAAG AGGAAGAACACGTTGCTGAAGGAGTACGAGCAGAGCAATAAAGCTTCGGTCTTTGTCGATAAACGAATTGGGGAGCACAATGACGAGCTCAATGAGTTCGATAAGGCCATTCGGCGTGCGCAGCGCGAGCATCAA ACGAACAAGAAAAGCAAATATAACTTACcagatggagaagaagatgaCTTTGAATTTCAAAGTCTTGGTGCATTATCTGAAAGGGATGATTTTGAGGATGATGTGCTGCCTGCTGATGACGACGATGGCACAGAAACCACTCAAACTAAGA TTACAGGAGATGGGAGAGATGATAGTGGAAATCCTTTTGATTGTG ATTGA
- the LOC126614367 gene encoding uncharacterized protein LOC126614367 isoform X14, producing MKHQVPLKHNPFETIWSRRKFDILGKRRKGEERRVGLSRSREKFLEVTGKRKNTLLKEYEQSNKASVFVDKRIGEHNDELNEFDKAIRRAQREHQTNKKSKYNLPDGEEDDFEFQSLGALSERDDFEDDVLPADDDDGTETTQTKSMCRETSICVVCLSDMASKLSLPIT from the exons ATGAAGCACCAGGTCCCCCTAAAACACAACCCGTTCGAGACCATTTGGTCCCGGAGGAAATTCGACATTCTCGGCAAAAGGCGCAAAGGCGAAGAGCGCCGAGTTGGCCTCTCCCGCTCTCGCGAGAAATTTTTGGAGGTGACGGGAAAG AGGAAGAACACGTTGCTGAAGGAGTACGAGCAGAGCAATAAAGCTTCGGTCTTTGTCGATAAACGAATTGGGGAGCACAATGACGAGCTCAATGAGTTCGATAAGGCCATTCGGCGTGCGCAGCGCGAGCATCAA ACGAACAAGAAAAGCAAATATAACTTACcagatggagaagaagatgaCTTTGAATTTCAAAGTCTTGGTGCATTATCTGAAAGGGATGATTTTGAGGATGATGTGCTGCCTGCTGATGACGACGATGGCACAGAAACCACTCAAACTAAGAGTATGTGTAGAGAGACTTCTATCTGTGTTGTTTGTTTATCAGACATGGCGTCAAAGTTATCTTTGCCAATCACTTG A
- the LOC126614367 gene encoding uncharacterized protein LOC126614367 isoform X16 — MKHQVPLKHNPFETIWSRRKFDILGKRRKGEERRVGLSRSREKFLEVTGKRKNTLLKEYEQSNKASVFVDKRIGEHNDELNEFDKAIRRAQREHQTNKKSKYNLPDGEEDDFEFQSLGALSERDDFEDDVLPADDDDGTETTQTKTKLQEMGEMIVEILLIVGEDRWDF, encoded by the exons ATGAAGCACCAGGTCCCCCTAAAACACAACCCGTTCGAGACCATTTGGTCCCGGAGGAAATTCGACATTCTCGGCAAAAGGCGCAAAGGCGAAGAGCGCCGAGTTGGCCTCTCCCGCTCTCGCGAGAAATTTTTGGAGGTGACGGGAAAG AGGAAGAACACGTTGCTGAAGGAGTACGAGCAGAGCAATAAAGCTTCGGTCTTTGTCGATAAACGAATTGGGGAGCACAATGACGAGCTCAATGAGTTCGATAAGGCCATTCGGCGTGCGCAGCGCGAGCATCAA ACGAACAAGAAAAGCAAATATAACTTACcagatggagaagaagatgaCTTTGAATTTCAAAGTCTTGGTGCATTATCTGAAAGGGATGATTTTGAGGATGATGTGCTGCCTGCTGATGACGACGATGGCACAGAAACCACTCAAACTAAGA CTAAGTTACAGGAGATGGGAGAGATGATAGTGGAAATCCTTTTGATTGTG GGAGAGGATCGCTGGGATTTTTGA
- the LOC126614367 gene encoding uncharacterized protein LOC126614367 isoform X7: MKHQVPLKHNPFETIWSRRKFDILGKRRKGEERRVGLSRSREKFLEVTGKRKNTLLKEYEQSNKASVFVDKRIGEHNDELNEFDKAIRRAQREHQTNKKSKYNLPDGEEDDFEFQSLGALSERDDFEDDVLPADDDDGTETTQTKITGDGRDDSGNPFDCDTSSESIICTQGLTGWRERIAGIF; this comes from the exons ATGAAGCACCAGGTCCCCCTAAAACACAACCCGTTCGAGACCATTTGGTCCCGGAGGAAATTCGACATTCTCGGCAAAAGGCGCAAAGGCGAAGAGCGCCGAGTTGGCCTCTCCCGCTCTCGCGAGAAATTTTTGGAGGTGACGGGAAAG AGGAAGAACACGTTGCTGAAGGAGTACGAGCAGAGCAATAAAGCTTCGGTCTTTGTCGATAAACGAATTGGGGAGCACAATGACGAGCTCAATGAGTTCGATAAGGCCATTCGGCGTGCGCAGCGCGAGCATCAA ACGAACAAGAAAAGCAAATATAACTTACcagatggagaagaagatgaCTTTGAATTTCAAAGTCTTGGTGCATTATCTGAAAGGGATGATTTTGAGGATGATGTGCTGCCTGCTGATGACGACGATGGCACAGAAACCACTCAAACTAAGA TTACAGGAGATGGGAGAGATGATAGTGGAAATCCTTTTGATTGTG ATACATCCTCCGAATCCATAATTTGCACACAAGGGTTGACGGGTTGGAGGGAGAGGATCGCTGGGATTTTTTGA
- the LOC126614367 gene encoding uncharacterized protein LOC126614367 isoform X3, with product MKHQVPLKHNPFETIWSRRKFDILGKRRKGEERRVGLSRSREKFLEVTGKRKNTLLKEYEQSNKASVFVDKRIGEHNDELNEFDKAIRRAQREHQTNKKSKYNLPDGEEDDFEFQSLGALSERDDFEDDVLPADDDDGTETTQTKTKLQEMGEMIVEILLIVIDALVSLYWKARDLSYTFCLHSK from the exons ATGAAGCACCAGGTCCCCCTAAAACACAACCCGTTCGAGACCATTTGGTCCCGGAGGAAATTCGACATTCTCGGCAAAAGGCGCAAAGGCGAAGAGCGCCGAGTTGGCCTCTCCCGCTCTCGCGAGAAATTTTTGGAGGTGACGGGAAAG AGGAAGAACACGTTGCTGAAGGAGTACGAGCAGAGCAATAAAGCTTCGGTCTTTGTCGATAAACGAATTGGGGAGCACAATGACGAGCTCAATGAGTTCGATAAGGCCATTCGGCGTGCGCAGCGCGAGCATCAA ACGAACAAGAAAAGCAAATATAACTTACcagatggagaagaagatgaCTTTGAATTTCAAAGTCTTGGTGCATTATCTGAAAGGGATGATTTTGAGGATGATGTGCTGCCTGCTGATGACGACGATGGCACAGAAACCACTCAAACTAAGA CTAAGTTACAGGAGATGGGAGAGATGATAGTGGAAATCCTTTTGATTGTG ATTGATGCTTTAgtttctttgtattggaag GCTCGGGACTTATCATATACTTTTTGTTTGCATTCGAAATGA
- the LOC126614367 gene encoding uncharacterized protein LOC126614367 isoform X12, producing the protein MKHQVPLKHNPFETIWSRRKFDILGKRRKGEERRVGLSRSREKFLEVTGKRKNTLLKEYEQSNKASVFVDKRIGEHNDELNEFDKAIRRAQREHQTNKKSKYNLPDGEEDDFEFQSLGALSERDDFEDDVLPADDDDGTETTQTKSMCRETSICVVCLSDMASKLSLPITC; encoded by the exons ATGAAGCACCAGGTCCCCCTAAAACACAACCCGTTCGAGACCATTTGGTCCCGGAGGAAATTCGACATTCTCGGCAAAAGGCGCAAAGGCGAAGAGCGCCGAGTTGGCCTCTCCCGCTCTCGCGAGAAATTTTTGGAGGTGACGGGAAAG AGGAAGAACACGTTGCTGAAGGAGTACGAGCAGAGCAATAAAGCTTCGGTCTTTGTCGATAAACGAATTGGGGAGCACAATGACGAGCTCAATGAGTTCGATAAGGCCATTCGGCGTGCGCAGCGCGAGCATCAA ACGAACAAGAAAAGCAAATATAACTTACcagatggagaagaagatgaCTTTGAATTTCAAAGTCTTGGTGCATTATCTGAAAGGGATGATTTTGAGGATGATGTGCTGCCTGCTGATGACGACGATGGCACAGAAACCACTCAAACTAAGAGTATGTGTAGAGAGACTTCTATCTGTGTTGTTTGTTTATCAGACATGGCGTCAAAGTTATCTTTGCCAATCACTTG CTAA
- the LOC126614367 gene encoding uncharacterized protein LOC126614367 isoform X2 gives MKHQVPLKHNPFETIWSRRKFDILGKRRKGEERRVGLSRSREKFLEVTGKRKNTLLKEYEQSNKASVFVDKRIGEHNDELNEFDKAIRRAQREHQTNKKSKYNLPDGEEDDFEFQSLGALSERDDFEDDVLPADDDDGTETTQTKITGDGRDDSGNPFDCDTSSESIICTQGLTGWRERIAGIFDSGAGGPPK, from the exons ATGAAGCACCAGGTCCCCCTAAAACACAACCCGTTCGAGACCATTTGGTCCCGGAGGAAATTCGACATTCTCGGCAAAAGGCGCAAAGGCGAAGAGCGCCGAGTTGGCCTCTCCCGCTCTCGCGAGAAATTTTTGGAGGTGACGGGAAAG AGGAAGAACACGTTGCTGAAGGAGTACGAGCAGAGCAATAAAGCTTCGGTCTTTGTCGATAAACGAATTGGGGAGCACAATGACGAGCTCAATGAGTTCGATAAGGCCATTCGGCGTGCGCAGCGCGAGCATCAA ACGAACAAGAAAAGCAAATATAACTTACcagatggagaagaagatgaCTTTGAATTTCAAAGTCTTGGTGCATTATCTGAAAGGGATGATTTTGAGGATGATGTGCTGCCTGCTGATGACGACGATGGCACAGAAACCACTCAAACTAAGA TTACAGGAGATGGGAGAGATGATAGTGGAAATCCTTTTGATTGTG ATACATCCTCCGAATCCATAATTTGCACACAAGGGTTGACGGGTTGGAGGGAGAGGATCGCTGGGATTTTTGACTCGGGTGCGGGTGGGCCGCCAAAGTAG
- the LOC126614367 gene encoding uncharacterized protein LOC126614367 isoform X18 — MKHQVPLKHNPFETIWSRRKFDILGKRRKGEERRVGLSRSREKFLEVTGKRKNTLLKEYEQSNKASVFVDKRIGEHNDELNEFDKAIRRAQREHQTNKKSKYNLPDGEEDDFEFQSLGALSERDDFEDDVLPADDDDGTETTQTKTKLQEMGEMIVEILLIVIHPPNP, encoded by the exons ATGAAGCACCAGGTCCCCCTAAAACACAACCCGTTCGAGACCATTTGGTCCCGGAGGAAATTCGACATTCTCGGCAAAAGGCGCAAAGGCGAAGAGCGCCGAGTTGGCCTCTCCCGCTCTCGCGAGAAATTTTTGGAGGTGACGGGAAAG AGGAAGAACACGTTGCTGAAGGAGTACGAGCAGAGCAATAAAGCTTCGGTCTTTGTCGATAAACGAATTGGGGAGCACAATGACGAGCTCAATGAGTTCGATAAGGCCATTCGGCGTGCGCAGCGCGAGCATCAA ACGAACAAGAAAAGCAAATATAACTTACcagatggagaagaagatgaCTTTGAATTTCAAAGTCTTGGTGCATTATCTGAAAGGGATGATTTTGAGGATGATGTGCTGCCTGCTGATGACGACGATGGCACAGAAACCACTCAAACTAAGA CTAAGTTACAGGAGATGGGAGAGATGATAGTGGAAATCCTTTTGATTGTG ATACATCCTCCGAATCCATAA
- the LOC126614367 gene encoding uncharacterized protein LOC126614367 isoform X9: MKHQVPLKHNPFETIWSRRKFDILGKRRKGEERRVGLSRSREKFLEVTGKRKNTLLKEYEQSNKASVFVDKRIGEHNDELNEFDKAIRRAQREHQTNKKSKYNLPDGEEDDFEFQSLGALSERDDFEDDVLPADDDDGTETTQTKTKLQEMGEMIVEILLIVIDALVSLYWKVKVGNLS; the protein is encoded by the exons ATGAAGCACCAGGTCCCCCTAAAACACAACCCGTTCGAGACCATTTGGTCCCGGAGGAAATTCGACATTCTCGGCAAAAGGCGCAAAGGCGAAGAGCGCCGAGTTGGCCTCTCCCGCTCTCGCGAGAAATTTTTGGAGGTGACGGGAAAG AGGAAGAACACGTTGCTGAAGGAGTACGAGCAGAGCAATAAAGCTTCGGTCTTTGTCGATAAACGAATTGGGGAGCACAATGACGAGCTCAATGAGTTCGATAAGGCCATTCGGCGTGCGCAGCGCGAGCATCAA ACGAACAAGAAAAGCAAATATAACTTACcagatggagaagaagatgaCTTTGAATTTCAAAGTCTTGGTGCATTATCTGAAAGGGATGATTTTGAGGATGATGTGCTGCCTGCTGATGACGACGATGGCACAGAAACCACTCAAACTAAGA CTAAGTTACAGGAGATGGGAGAAATGATAGTGGAAATCCTTTTGATTGTA ATTGATGCTTTAgtttctttgtattggaaggtGAAAGTTGGGAACTTGAGTTGA
- the LOC126614367 gene encoding uncharacterized protein LOC126614367 isoform X1, translating to MKHQVPLKHNPFETIWSRRKFDILGKRRKGEERRVGLSRSREKFLEVTGKRKNTLLKEYEQSNKASVFVDKRIGEHNDELNEFDKAIRRAQREHQTNKKSKYNLPDGEEDDFEFQSLGALSERDDFEDDVLPADDDDGTETTQTKITGDGRDDSGNPFDCGKPFFLSPDFFLYCGMISYHLRTLRLFCRHRTLFFFACCVCFVLSANVLIMK from the exons ATGAAGCACCAGGTCCCCCTAAAACACAACCCGTTCGAGACCATTTGGTCCCGGAGGAAATTCGACATTCTCGGCAAAAGGCGCAAAGGCGAAGAGCGCCGAGTTGGCCTCTCCCGCTCTCGCGAGAAATTTTTGGAGGTGACGGGAAAG AGGAAGAACACGTTGCTGAAGGAGTACGAGCAGAGCAATAAAGCTTCGGTCTTTGTCGATAAACGAATTGGGGAGCACAATGACGAGCTCAATGAGTTCGATAAGGCCATTCGGCGTGCGCAGCGCGAGCATCAA ACGAACAAGAAAAGCAAATATAACTTACcagatggagaagaagatgaCTTTGAATTTCAAAGTCTTGGTGCATTATCTGAAAGGGATGATTTTGAGGATGATGTGCTGCCTGCTGATGACGACGATGGCACAGAAACCACTCAAACTAAGA TTACAGGAGATGGGAGAGATGATAGTGGAAATCCTTTTGATTGTGGTAagcctttctttctctctccagaTTTTTTCCTTTATTGTGGAATGATTTCATATCATCTGCGCACATTGAGATTGTTCTGTAGACAcagaactctttttttttttgcatgctgTGTTTGCTTTGTACTTTCGGCCAACGTTTTGATTATGAAATGA